One window of Flavobacteriales bacterium genomic DNA carries:
- a CDS encoding phosphoglycerate dehydrogenase, producing MKINFVDSVHPVLSTRLTVAGHTCEDLSEFIGEELFAQLHDSQGLVVRSRVLDAATLAHAPKLKFIARCGAGMENIDRAYCADRGIRLYSSPEGNRGAVAEHAVGMLLALMNKLPTADREVRQGIWDRKSNSGSELGGNNVGIIGFGQMGSAFAQRLQGFDVNVLAYDKYREGFGNEQVEEVDLDELLERCAVISLHLPLTAETEHYADAAFFARCEKPVWFINTARGPLVDTAALLNAIDSEKVRGACLDVLEFEERTLLGLNAEQEDPVLKRLYANEKVLLSPHVAGLTAESYFKLANVLADKILNDFADRKL from the coding sequence ATGAAGATCAACTTCGTCGACAGTGTGCATCCGGTCCTTAGCACACGGCTGACCGTGGCGGGCCATACCTGCGAAGACCTAAGTGAATTCATTGGAGAGGAGCTGTTCGCACAACTGCACGACTCCCAAGGTCTGGTGGTGCGCAGCCGGGTGCTGGACGCGGCCACACTGGCCCATGCGCCGAAGCTGAAGTTCATCGCGCGCTGCGGTGCGGGCATGGAGAACATCGACCGGGCGTATTGCGCCGACCGCGGCATCCGTCTGTACAGCTCGCCGGAGGGCAACCGCGGTGCCGTGGCCGAACACGCCGTGGGCATGTTGCTGGCACTGATGAACAAGCTGCCCACGGCGGACCGTGAAGTGCGCCAAGGCATCTGGGACCGCAAGTCCAATTCCGGGAGCGAACTGGGCGGAAACAACGTGGGCATCATCGGTTTCGGGCAGATGGGCTCGGCTTTCGCGCAGCGCCTGCAAGGCTTTGACGTGAACGTGCTGGCCTACGACAAATACCGCGAAGGCTTTGGCAATGAGCAAGTGGAAGAGGTCGATCTGGACGAATTGTTGGAGCGCTGCGCCGTGATCAGCCTGCACCTGCCGCTCACGGCGGAGACGGAGCATTATGCTGACGCGGCCTTCTTCGCGCGCTGCGAAAAACCGGTGTGGTTCATCAACACCGCCCGGGGGCCGCTGGTGGACACCGCCGCCTTGTTGAATGCCATTGATTCCGAGAAGGTACGCGGCGCGTGTTTGGACGTGCTGGAATTCGAGGAGCGCACGCTCTTGGGCCTGAACGCGGAACAGGAGGACCCGGTCCTGAAGCGTCTCTACGCAAATGAGAAGGTGCTGCTTTCTCCCCACGTGGCGGGCCTCACGGCGGAGAGCTACTTCAAGCTGGCAAACGTGCTGGCGGACAAGATCCTGAACGACTTCGCGGACAGGAAGCTCTAG